The Sinomicrobium kalidii genome contains a region encoding:
- the trpC gene encoding indole-3-glycerol phosphate synthase TrpC — translation MSNILDKIIADKRKEVALKKSVVPVSQLESAALFSRKTISLAHNLRESHTGIIAEHKRRSPSKDVINQKLSVTDIARGYEKAGVSGMSILTDRKYFGGSLEDLLLVRTVANIPLLRKEFIIDEYQLFEAKAHGADVILLIAAVLSRKEIESLSQCAKSLGLDVLLEIHNEEELHKSVMPSLDMLGVNNRNLKTFEVSIDTSKQLAAIIPDEFVKVSESGISNTEAIRDLQQYGYRGFLIGENFMKTENPGESAKEFIQKLKK, via the coding sequence ATGTCTAACATATTAGACAAAATAATAGCCGATAAGCGCAAGGAAGTAGCACTCAAAAAAAGTGTGGTCCCGGTTTCACAACTGGAATCGGCGGCCCTGTTCAGCCGTAAAACGATTTCCCTTGCCCACAACCTCCGGGAAAGCCATACCGGGATCATTGCCGAGCACAAAAGACGCTCACCTTCCAAGGACGTTATCAACCAGAAGCTGAGCGTGACCGATATAGCCAGGGGATATGAAAAAGCCGGGGTATCCGGAATGTCGATACTTACCGACAGGAAGTATTTCGGCGGTTCGCTGGAAGACCTGTTACTGGTAAGGACCGTTGCTAATATCCCATTGTTGCGAAAAGAGTTTATCATAGACGAATACCAGCTGTTTGAAGCCAAAGCCCACGGGGCAGATGTTATTTTACTGATAGCAGCAGTGTTGTCGCGAAAAGAAATCGAATCGCTTTCGCAATGCGCCAAAAGTCTGGGACTGGATGTACTCCTGGAAATCCACAACGAGGAAGAACTCCATAAATCAGTTATGCCGAGCCTGGATATGCTGGGTGTGAACAACCGCAACTTGAAAACCTTCGAAGTGAGTATTGATACCAGCAAACAACTGGCAGCGATCATTCCCGACGAGTTTGTAAAGGTATCCGAAAGCGGTATCAGCAATACGGAAGCGATCAGAGACCTGCAACAATACGGATACCGGGGGTTCCTGATAGGCGAAAATTTTATGAAAACGGAAAATCCGGGTGAAAGTGCAAAGGAGTTCATTCAAAAACTGAAAAAATAA
- the creD gene encoding cell envelope integrity protein CreD, giving the protein MEHNQKNTSKFGHWIKISTTARMLMIGFLILVLLIPLSYIEDLIRERSLRKEGVINEIGEKWGGEVLFYGPVLKIPYKTFQEKTVTDKDTKKVYTETIESIDYAFFFPEKLTIDTKINPEEKYYGIYKTSVFESNMDISGTFTKPDFSEREISNEHILWDKAKIIIRTSNLKGVNNRVHIKLNKNTYNFESQYNGNTANTYGTTALHTMESGFLQQEDLPTHINTDFSISLFVKGSRQISFIPVGKETSANISSNWKTANFFGEFLPHNDGKVHENGFDARWKVLDINRPFSQQHFHHLPDLNTFAFGVNFMIPVDEYQKSERSAKYGFLVIGLTFLTFFLIQTMSKIGIHPFQYLMIGLALTMFYTLLLSISEHSNFLKAYLVAGVSVIALITIYSHSILKTRKFSIFICLSLAALYSFIYVIIQLENYALLVGSIGLFLILASVMFISRKIDWNNG; this is encoded by the coding sequence ATGGAACACAATCAGAAAAACACCAGCAAATTCGGCCATTGGATAAAAATCTCAACTACCGCAAGAATGCTTATGATAGGCTTCCTGATCCTGGTTTTGCTTATCCCGCTTTCCTATATTGAAGACCTGATACGTGAGCGTTCGCTCAGAAAAGAAGGGGTGATAAACGAGATCGGTGAAAAATGGGGTGGCGAAGTCCTTTTTTACGGACCGGTCCTGAAAATACCGTACAAAACATTTCAGGAAAAAACAGTAACGGATAAGGACACTAAAAAGGTGTATACCGAAACTATTGAAAGTATTGACTATGCCTTTTTCTTTCCGGAAAAACTCACTATAGATACAAAGATAAACCCGGAAGAGAAATATTACGGCATCTATAAAACCTCCGTTTTTGAAAGCAATATGGACATATCGGGCACCTTTACAAAACCGGATTTCAGCGAACGGGAGATCAGCAATGAACATATCCTGTGGGACAAAGCCAAAATCATTATTCGCACTTCAAACCTCAAAGGTGTAAATAACAGGGTACACATAAAACTCAACAAGAATACCTATAACTTTGAATCGCAGTACAACGGAAATACAGCCAATACTTACGGCACAACTGCTCTGCACACCATGGAAAGCGGCTTTTTACAACAGGAAGACCTCCCGACACATATAAATACGGATTTCAGTATATCTCTTTTCGTTAAAGGAAGCCGGCAAATAAGTTTTATTCCCGTGGGGAAGGAAACTTCGGCCAATATATCGTCTAACTGGAAAACCGCCAATTTTTTCGGGGAGTTCCTTCCCCATAATGACGGTAAAGTCCATGAAAACGGTTTTGATGCCCGGTGGAAAGTGCTCGATATCAACAGACCCTTTTCACAACAACATTTTCATCACTTACCCGATCTGAACACCTTTGCATTCGGAGTGAACTTTATGATCCCCGTAGATGAATACCAAAAAAGCGAACGCTCCGCAAAATACGGCTTTTTAGTTATCGGGCTCACCTTCCTCACCTTCTTTCTCATACAAACCATGAGCAAGATCGGCATACACCCTTTCCAGTACCTCATGATCGGCCTTGCCCTTACCATGTTTTACACCCTGTTACTCTCCATTTCCGAACACAGCAATTTTCTGAAAGCATATCTGGTTGCCGGAGTATCGGTAATTGCACTGATCACTATCTATTCCCATTCCATTCTAAAAACCCGGAAGTTTTCCATATTCATATGCTTGTCGTTAGCAGCGCTCTACTCCTTTATATATGTAATTATCCAACTGGAAAATTACGCGCTTCTGGTAGGAAGTATAGGGTTGTTCCTAATCCTGGCGTCGGTAATGTTCATATCGCGAAAGATAGACTGGAATAACGGTTAA
- a CDS encoding NAD(P)H-dependent oxidoreductase, whose protein sequence is MSTLIESLNWRYATKKFDPSRKVTAEDLKTLKEAIRLSASSYGLQPYEVLVIEDPEIRKQLKEASWGQTQITDASHLIVFANKTNVTAKDTEAYMNNISKTRNIPVENLSGFSDMINNTVISLPQEAKHTWTAKQTYIALGSLLAAAAELRIDACPMEGFDPEGYNRILGLDKKGLNASVIATIGYRAQEDDTQHYAKVRRPAEELFTTI, encoded by the coding sequence ATGAGTACACTAATCGAATCCCTGAACTGGAGGTACGCTACCAAAAAGTTCGATCCTTCCAGGAAAGTAACTGCAGAAGACCTGAAAACATTGAAAGAAGCCATCCGGTTATCGGCATCTTCCTACGGTTTACAGCCTTACGAGGTGCTGGTTATCGAAGACCCGGAAATCCGCAAACAACTGAAAGAGGCTTCCTGGGGACAGACACAGATCACAGATGCTTCCCACCTCATCGTCTTTGCCAACAAGACCAATGTTACCGCAAAAGACACAGAGGCCTATATGAACAACATCAGTAAAACGCGGAACATCCCGGTAGAAAACCTGTCCGGTTTCAGCGATATGATAAACAATACGGTGATATCGCTTCCGCAGGAGGCCAAGCATACCTGGACAGCCAAGCAGACCTATATTGCCCTGGGCAGTCTTCTGGCCGCAGCAGCCGAACTTCGTATCGACGCCTGTCCCATGGAAGGTTTTGATCCGGAAGGATACAACAGAATACTGGGACTGGACAAAAAAGGGCTTAATGCCTCCGTTATCGCCACAATAGGTTACCGTGCACAGGAGGATGATACCCAACACTATGCCAAGGTAAGACGCCCTGCAGAAGAATTATTTACCACTATTTAA
- a CDS encoding winged helix-turn-helix domain-containing protein, which translates to MGIINNINKAFDHRVRLGIMSVLMVNEYADFKTLKELLGVTDGNLASHSKALEQAEYIVIEKRFIGKKPNTRYRATKSGKTAFKDHLNALEQLINRNE; encoded by the coding sequence TTGGGTATTATAAACAACATAAACAAAGCTTTTGATCATCGTGTCCGGTTGGGCATCATGTCTGTATTGATGGTCAACGAATATGCAGATTTTAAAACCCTCAAAGAACTCCTGGGCGTTACCGACGGCAACCTGGCCAGCCATTCCAAGGCTCTGGAACAAGCAGAATATATTGTTATAGAAAAACGATTTATCGGTAAAAAACCCAATACGCGTTACAGGGCAACCAAATCGGGTAAAACAGCATTTAAGGATCACCTCAATGCCCTGGAACAACTCATAAACAGAAACGAATAA
- a CDS encoding anthranilate synthase component II: protein MKTKKILVIDNYDSFTYNLVHYLEDLGCEVTVKRNDQLELEDAEPFDRILLSPGPGIPDEAGLLKAIIKKYAPSKSILGVCLGQQAIGEVFGGSIINLNKVYHGVATKVTITADDEPLFRGLEKEIEVGRYHSWVVDPELPETLEATSFDETGQVMSLRHREYDVKGVQYHPESVLTPDGKKILKNWLK from the coding sequence ATGAAAACAAAAAAGATACTGGTCATAGATAATTACGATAGCTTTACCTATAACCTCGTGCATTACCTCGAAGACCTCGGGTGTGAGGTGACCGTAAAACGCAACGACCAACTCGAACTGGAAGACGCCGAGCCGTTTGACAGGATATTGCTGTCTCCCGGCCCCGGCATCCCGGATGAAGCCGGCCTTCTGAAAGCCATTATCAAAAAATACGCCCCTTCAAAAAGCATCCTGGGCGTCTGCCTCGGGCAACAGGCCATAGGCGAGGTATTTGGCGGTAGTATTATTAATCTCAACAAAGTCTATCACGGTGTAGCTACCAAAGTAACCATCACCGCAGATGACGAACCGCTTTTCAGAGGGCTGGAAAAGGAGATCGAAGTAGGCCGGTACCACTCCTGGGTAGTCGACCCCGAACTCCCCGAAACACTGGAAGCCACTTCCTTTGACGAAACCGGACAGGTAATGTCCCTGCGCCACAGGGAATATGACGTAAAAGGCGTACAGTATCACCCGGAATCGGTACTTACCCCGGACGGGAAAAAGATACTTAAAAACTGGCTTAAATAG
- a CDS encoding TlpA disulfide reductase family protein, which translates to MKLQVACVFFVFLISCKTDTGKKKTSGAELSFADFPPKNVVSNDHMKVDVYDFEGFERFLHIEDNKTYVVNFWATWCKPCVAELPYFEKLNREYADKGVEVILVSLDMPGRLETKLLPFLEEKKLTSRVIVLDDPKQNEWIPKVDREWSGAIPATLIYNDKKRAFYESSMTYKELENNLNALNAN; encoded by the coding sequence ATGAAGCTTCAGGTCGCTTGTGTATTTTTCGTTTTTTTAATATCTTGTAAAACAGACACGGGGAAGAAAAAAACTTCCGGTGCGGAATTGAGTTTTGCAGATTTTCCTCCTAAAAATGTGGTATCGAATGACCATATGAAGGTGGACGTATACGATTTTGAAGGTTTTGAACGTTTTTTACATATAGAGGATAACAAAACCTATGTTGTTAATTTCTGGGCTACCTGGTGCAAACCCTGTGTAGCGGAACTCCCGTATTTTGAAAAACTCAACAGGGAATATGCCGATAAGGGTGTTGAAGTGATACTGGTGAGCCTTGACATGCCCGGGAGGCTTGAAACAAAATTGCTTCCCTTTCTGGAAGAAAAGAAACTGACATCCAGAGTTATTGTGCTGGACGACCCCAAACAAAATGAGTGGATACCCAAAGTGGACAGGGAATGGTCTGGTGCCATACCGGCTACATTGATATACAACGATAAAAAACGCGCTTTTTACGAATCGTCGATGACGTACAAAGAACTGGAAAACAACCTTAATGCTTTAAATGCCAACTGA
- the trpD gene encoding anthranilate phosphoribosyltransferase, translating to MKEILNRLINHETISKEEARNVLVNISRGAYNTSQIAAFLTVYMMRSITVEELEGFRDALLELCIPVDLNGYEAIDLCGTGGDGKDTFNISTLASFITAGAGIPVTKHGNYGVSSKCGSSNVMEFLGIKFSNDMDFLKRSMDETNICVLHAPLFHPAMKNVGPIRKELAVKTFFNMLGPMVNPAFPKNQMVGVFNLELARMYGYLYQNTDKNYTILHALDGYDELSLTGPAKTIRNRAEQMLTPADFGLESLKQEDIKGGDTIEDSAGIFMNVLNRKGTEAQNNVVCANAGIAIATAKDLQPREGFEIAKESLFSGRALEALKKLQEISR from the coding sequence ATGAAAGAAATACTCAACAGGCTCATCAACCACGAGACCATATCCAAGGAAGAAGCCAGGAACGTACTGGTCAATATTTCCAGAGGAGCGTACAATACGAGCCAGATCGCTGCTTTTCTTACCGTTTATATGATGCGGAGCATTACGGTGGAGGAACTGGAAGGTTTCCGCGACGCCCTGCTGGAACTCTGCATCCCCGTCGACCTGAACGGCTACGAAGCCATCGACCTTTGCGGTACCGGAGGAGACGGCAAGGACACGTTTAATATTTCCACACTGGCCTCCTTTATAACGGCCGGCGCCGGGATTCCGGTAACCAAACACGGAAATTACGGGGTTTCGTCCAAATGCGGTTCCAGTAATGTTATGGAATTCCTGGGCATTAAATTTTCCAACGACATGGATTTCCTGAAACGCTCTATGGACGAAACCAATATATGCGTGCTTCACGCCCCCCTGTTCCACCCCGCCATGAAAAATGTGGGACCGATCCGGAAAGAACTGGCGGTAAAGACCTTTTTTAATATGCTCGGCCCCATGGTAAACCCGGCATTCCCGAAAAACCAGATGGTAGGTGTCTTCAACCTGGAACTGGCACGCATGTACGGCTATCTTTACCAGAATACCGATAAAAACTACACCATCCTCCACGCCCTCGACGGGTATGATGAATTGTCACTTACCGGACCGGCAAAAACCATCCGGAACCGGGCAGAGCAAATGCTTACTCCCGCCGATTTCGGTCTCGAATCCTTAAAACAGGAAGATATCAAAGGCGGGGATACTATCGAGGATTCCGCCGGAATATTCATGAACGTACTCAACAGGAAAGGTACCGAAGCCCAGAACAATGTGGTCTGCGCCAATGCCGGAATTGCCATTGCCACCGCAAAAGACCTGCAACCCCGGGAAGGTTTTGAAATAGCAAAGGAAAGCCTATTTTCGGGCAGGGCCCTGGAAGCGCTGAAGAAACTACAGGAGATCAGCAGATAA
- a CDS encoding YceI family protein codes for MKNKFAKAALTLVVAFGATAFTTVENEKKEVDVKSSKVTWKGYKVTGSHEGTVNLKEGSLIFDGDKLTGGEFVVDMTSLTSTDLEGEYQGKLNGHLKSDDFFGVKNHPTSKLVFTDVKSTGKNAYEVTGDLTIKGQTHPVTFELSVYGNKATGAVKVDRTKYDIKYKSGNFFENLGDKVIYDEFDLVVDLNF; via the coding sequence ATGAAAAATAAATTTGCAAAAGCAGCGCTCACTCTGGTAGTGGCATTCGGCGCAACCGCATTCACCACTGTTGAAAACGAAAAAAAGGAAGTGGATGTAAAAAGCAGTAAAGTAACCTGGAAAGGCTATAAGGTTACCGGATCGCACGAAGGCACCGTGAACCTCAAAGAAGGTAGCCTTATTTTTGACGGGGATAAACTGACCGGGGGTGAGTTTGTTGTTGATATGACCTCTTTGACCAGCACCGACCTCGAAGGCGAATACCAGGGGAAACTGAACGGTCACCTGAAGTCCGACGACTTCTTCGGTGTAAAAAATCATCCTACATCCAAACTGGTATTTACCGATGTAAAATCCACCGGAAAAAACGCCTATGAAGTCACCGGAGACCTTACCATCAAGGGACAAACACATCCCGTTACCTTTGAACTCTCTGTTTATGGCAACAAAGCTACCGGGGCTGTAAAAGTGGACCGGACCAAGTATGACATAAAATATAAATCGGGAAATTTCTTCGAAAATCTCGGAGATAAAGTGATCTATGATGAATTTGACCTCGTAGTAGACCTGAATTTCTAA
- a CDS encoding four helix bundle protein: MKAKFKFENLMVWQKAMDLGDDILFLSEKFPAKENFNLSSQSCRAADSIALNISEGSIGQSNPEQKRFIGSAIRSLAEVVTCLHKAKRRNYIAVDEFNCHYKQAFSLMNKLIAYKNSIK; this comes from the coding sequence ATGAAGGCAAAATTTAAATTTGAAAATTTGATGGTATGGCAGAAAGCCATGGACCTCGGGGATGACATTCTATTTCTTTCCGAAAAGTTTCCGGCGAAAGAAAACTTTAATCTCAGTTCACAATCTTGTAGAGCAGCCGATTCCATAGCACTAAATATTTCTGAAGGAAGTATTGGTCAATCCAATCCCGAACAAAAACGATTTATAGGATCTGCTATCCGGTCTCTAGCAGAAGTTGTTACCTGTCTCCATAAGGCCAAAAGGAGAAATTACATTGCAGTCGACGAATTCAACTGTCATTATAAACAGGCTTTTTCTTTAATGAATAAATTAATTGCATACAAAAACAGTATCAAATAA
- a CDS encoding MarR family winged helix-turn-helix transcriptional regulator, whose protein sequence is MKIEDVIKTGTMHSHSRTVINLVYTASEVGNRISETVKPYGISTQQFNVLRILRGQKGKPANLSTIQERMVSKMSNTTRIVDKLIDKGLVERIQCPKNRRKVEIFITGKGRDLLSEVNVVVANAEKEIVKHLSKQELESLNHMLDTLRS, encoded by the coding sequence ATGAAAATTGAAGATGTGATCAAAACGGGAACTATGCACAGTCATTCAAGGACGGTGATCAATCTGGTCTATACGGCAAGTGAAGTAGGTAACCGGATATCGGAAACCGTAAAACCCTATGGCATCTCGACCCAACAATTTAATGTGCTCCGTATTCTCCGGGGGCAAAAAGGGAAACCGGCCAACCTGTCCACCATTCAGGAACGCATGGTTTCAAAGATGAGCAATACCACGCGCATTGTAGACAAGTTGATAGACAAGGGACTGGTGGAACGCATCCAGTGCCCTAAAAACAGGAGAAAGGTGGAGATCTTCATTACCGGAAAAGGTCGGGACCTGCTATCAGAAGTTAATGTCGTTGTAGCCAATGCGGAGAAAGAAATCGTAAAACACCTTAGCAAGCAGGAACTCGAATCGCTGAACCATATGCTCGACACCCTGCGAAGTTGA
- a CDS encoding thioredoxin family protein encodes MKTIKTLLFLAIAVAMSSFTARALGYDNGYEIGDEATDFSLKNTDGKMVSLSDYGDAKGYLVIFTCNTCPYAQAYEDRIIALDKKYKKLGVPVIAINPNNPEKSPKDSFEAMKVRAKDKGFTFPYLLDKGQQIFPKYGASRTPHVFLLEKTDAGNIVKYIGAIDDNYQDEDSVETHYVEDAVDAMLKGEEIRINTTKAIGCTIKV; translated from the coding sequence ATGAAAACGATTAAAACCTTATTATTTCTTGCCATTGCTGTTGCAATGAGTTCTTTTACCGCCAGGGCCCTCGGCTACGATAACGGTTATGAGATCGGCGATGAGGCAACAGATTTCAGCCTTAAAAATACAGACGGTAAAATGGTGTCCCTTTCCGATTACGGTGATGCCAAAGGGTACCTGGTGATATTTACCTGCAATACCTGCCCTTATGCCCAGGCCTATGAAGACAGGATCATAGCGCTGGATAAAAAATATAAAAAGCTGGGGGTGCCGGTTATTGCCATAAACCCCAATAATCCGGAGAAATCACCTAAAGACAGCTTTGAGGCCATGAAGGTGCGTGCGAAGGATAAAGGGTTTACCTTTCCGTATTTGCTGGATAAAGGTCAGCAAATATTCCCGAAGTACGGAGCGTCCAGAACGCCCCATGTTTTTCTTCTGGAAAAAACAGATGCAGGGAATATCGTGAAATATATCGGCGCCATTGACGACAATTATCAGGATGAGGATTCCGTGGAGACCCATTATGTGGAAGACGCCGTTGATGCCATGCTGAAAGGGGAGGAGATCAGGATAAATACCACGAAGGCTATCGGTTGTACCATTAAAGTATAA
- a CDS encoding phosphoribosylanthranilate isomerase, producing the protein MKYPENIAEAARLHPDYMGFIFYDKSPRYVAGEIPDLPSGIKKTGVFVKASIETITTKIMKYNLQAVQLHGNEPADFCKELAAVLSGNEYPHKVEIIKVFSIQDSFDFEQLKPFENTVDYFLFDTKGKLPGGNGYTFDWKVLKDYPSEKPFFLSGGIGPEETDKVLGFLENNNRLTARCYAIDVNSRFEIEPGLKNTEKLKEFKSKISCQHQ; encoded by the coding sequence ATGAAATATCCCGAAAACATAGCCGAAGCAGCCCGTTTACACCCGGATTACATGGGATTTATCTTTTACGACAAATCACCCAGGTATGTTGCAGGGGAAATTCCCGATCTGCCATCCGGAATAAAAAAAACCGGAGTATTTGTAAAGGCATCAATCGAAACGATCACGACTAAGATCATGAAATACAATTTACAGGCGGTGCAGCTACACGGAAACGAACCTGCGGATTTTTGTAAAGAACTTGCTGCGGTTTTATCCGGAAATGAATATCCGCACAAGGTTGAGATCATCAAAGTATTTTCCATACAGGATTCTTTTGATTTCGAACAACTGAAACCTTTTGAAAATACTGTAGATTATTTCCTTTTCGACACCAAGGGAAAACTGCCCGGTGGCAACGGCTACACTTTTGACTGGAAAGTACTGAAGGATTATCCTTCTGAAAAACCATTCTTCCTCAGTGGGGGGATAGGTCCGGAAGAAACAGATAAAGTCCTCGGCTTTCTTGAAAACAATAACAGGCTAACTGCACGCTGTTATGCCATAGACGTCAACAGCAGGTTTGAAATCGAACCCGGCTTGAAAAATACGGAAAAACTAAAAGAATTTAAATCGAAAATATCATGTCAACACCAGTAA
- a CDS encoding rhodanese-like domain-containing protein, giving the protein MADLNQEEWAEQLEDNKNAVILDVRTEEEYEEGYIPNAVNIDIRQGQGFIDELEKLDKSKTYYVYCRSGGRSAQACNIMGQLGFEEAHNLLGGIMEWEGEVVE; this is encoded by the coding sequence ATGGCAGATTTAAATCAAGAGGAGTGGGCAGAACAACTGGAAGACAATAAAAATGCCGTTATTCTGGACGTTCGCACGGAAGAGGAATATGAAGAAGGCTATATCCCCAATGCAGTAAATATAGATATCAGACAGGGACAGGGGTTTATTGACGAACTGGAAAAACTGGACAAGTCAAAGACCTACTATGTGTATTGCAGGTCGGGAGGCAGGAGTGCACAGGCTTGTAACATTATGGGGCAACTCGGCTTTGAAGAGGCACATAACTTGCTGGGAGGCATTATGGAATGGGAAGGCGAGGTTGTAGAATAA
- a CDS encoding anthranilate synthase component I family protein, with protein MNMIHLTTNYKQILADTITPVSVYLKIRDRYPNSLLLESSDYHASDNSFSYICCNPIASIEVKKGTITESYPDGNTKQTPIEKDTNVPMAIHNFAGTFKSKDNGFKFINKGLFGYIAYDGVRYFEDIEITEKEDSLEIPDIFYAVYQNIIAINHFKNEAYIFCHSADGTNNIAEIEQLLQSKNFATYNFSKVNAPVSNLTDEEYKKNVDFAKKHCHRGDVFQLVLSKRFAQKFKGDEFNVYRALRSINPSPYLFFFDYGNFKIFGSSPEAQLVVKNRKAEIHPIAGTFRRTGNDEQDSVLAKQLAEDAKENAEHVMLVDLARNDLSRHGRGVKVETYREVQFFSHVIHLVSKVTGKLHDHASTMQVVADTFPAGTLSGAPKHMAMQLIDRYENCNRNFYGGAIGFMDFDGNYNHAIMIRTFLSKNHRLHYQAGAGLVSESNPESELQEVYNKLGALNKAMDLAETI; from the coding sequence ATGAACATGATTCACCTGACCACAAACTACAAGCAGATCCTTGCGGATACCATTACTCCGGTAAGCGTGTACCTCAAAATACGCGACAGGTATCCCAACAGCCTGTTGCTGGAAAGTAGCGATTATCACGCCAGCGATAACAGTTTTTCCTATATATGCTGCAACCCCATTGCCAGTATAGAAGTTAAAAAAGGAACCATTACCGAATCCTATCCCGACGGAAACACAAAACAGACCCCGATAGAAAAGGACACGAACGTCCCGATGGCCATTCATAACTTTGCCGGCACATTCAAGTCCAAAGACAACGGGTTTAAATTTATCAATAAGGGGCTGTTCGGTTATATTGCCTATGACGGTGTCCGCTACTTTGAGGATATCGAGATTACCGAAAAGGAAGATTCCCTGGAAATCCCGGATATCTTTTATGCCGTTTACCAGAATATCATCGCCATAAACCATTTTAAAAACGAAGCCTATATCTTCTGTCACAGCGCAGACGGCACCAATAATATAGCAGAAATAGAACAATTACTGCAATCCAAGAACTTTGCCACCTACAACTTTTCCAAAGTGAATGCCCCCGTATCCAACCTGACGGATGAAGAGTACAAAAAGAATGTGGATTTTGCCAAAAAACACTGTCACCGGGGCGACGTATTCCAGCTGGTACTTTCCAAAAGGTTCGCCCAGAAATTCAAGGGTGACGAATTTAACGTTTACCGTGCCCTGAGAAGTATTAACCCCTCCCCTTACCTTTTCTTTTTTGATTACGGCAATTTTAAAATATTCGGGTCTTCGCCGGAAGCACAACTGGTGGTAAAAAACAGGAAAGCCGAGATTCATCCCATCGCAGGAACTTTCCGCCGGACGGGAAATGACGAACAGGACTCTGTTCTGGCCAAACAACTGGCCGAAGACGCCAAGGAAAATGCCGAACACGTGATGCTTGTAGACCTGGCCCGGAACGACCTCAGCCGTCACGGTCGCGGGGTTAAGGTGGAAACTTACCGGGAAGTGCAATTCTTTTCGCATGTCATCCACCTCGTTTCCAAGGTCACCGGTAAACTCCACGATCATGCTTCCACCATGCAGGTCGTAGCCGATACTTTCCCCGCAGGCACACTCAGCGGCGCACCAAAACACATGGCCATGCAACTCATAGACAGGTATGAAAACTGCAATCGCAACTTCTACGGCGGAGCCATCGGGTTTATGGATTTTGACGGTAATTATAACCACGCCATCATGATCCGGACCTTCCTCAGTAAAAATCATCGACTGCACTACCAGGCCGGCGCAGGACTGGTCTCCGAATCCAATCCGGAAAGTGAATTGCAGGAGGTGTACAACAAACTCGGCGCACTGAACAAAGCTATGGACCTGGCAGAAACCATATAG